One genomic segment of Elgaria multicarinata webbii isolate HBS135686 ecotype San Diego chromosome 21, rElgMul1.1.pri, whole genome shotgun sequence includes these proteins:
- the RUSC1 gene encoding AP-4 complex accessory subunit RUSC1 isoform X2 has translation MQSPKKGLLCNLNHIHLQHVSLGLHLSRHPELREDANTLAPPREQTGCQDCGGGPELVVDANSNNPSLPCRCCDSHPLQSGVKEGLQTQTLLPNCPVLKQEEEEEEEEEEEAGSPSDPASLSVSSCSDLSLDDSPVSVYCKEFPAEEAQSPENQPNIVPLEDAHHVPSLADRKELGSNLNVRRGERPASRVWDSPDSLCSSSSLESASDSASPGTQSPDEAPLAGSCPAPQLPPPPVRPCRAPPAVPVLHVGPELDSNSNALVAQEAGPGSLSSSGQVDVNSNQAPPPRPKRASVPPPVPPRTKRGLQGLRRQEAGKPTPESAPPVPSRQDDAARKNITSFHELAQKRKKAVSMPPTLQTRKDQSDWLIVFSPDTELPPCHELTWGSAPGQETTRPPASSSEPANSTGCLQRGVTTFKELRCRKQKGQPATQPLQCAYSGKGRPEGDTLAENDPEPPAIGHFWAPKELQPRRKTPRPGLQPIVEGGFEEGEDGGAERKASGRSLQGTPNGRRDPWMPGREERGGRRFQEVNALPPASARPPHFQPLLVHFSVVDTQATEPQRPSSLCPSLESVELTSPDPTRQAFCPRLKTLSCEEVCLLAGRPGQVSGTLSPEELFFPIRLSPIGAYSPPARSALPFLDSPDLAVLFSPFFPHSRTFPTLAFPPCQVPELPIGARRALDSRAGPAGARRVSWGSMGATESGVPEQLRHSQSFNGVPSAGCPRRADADHVSAQLREQKKALLVAVSASVDKIVAHFSTARNLVQKAQLGDSRLSPDVGYLVLSTLCPALRALVSDGLKPFQKDVITGQRPSSPWSVVEASAKPGPHARSLNALYWRVSRLAPLRSNQQRFHAFILGLLNMKQLEQWFAQLQRNSELISALYFPTAFLVLSQGFCRRWSEELLLLLQPLSMLTFQLDLLFEHHHLPLDARPMASQAATPTEPPAGSRKAAEPSRPDFPRRQVPLAGQAEGPVAQSSPLHQPQEGVPLHQRLLQWGDRLTYTLRGREASLKPEPRAQAEKGEAEEKPRSWWEQLSQPAGAHTNASGQEGFSSTHWTKLRLALGEAVKEGHSGAGEAAANPDTCPQTPRPGESHAGAPKQAPSSGAPGSLPDGGAARQPETTPPSAGKSGPAGAQEADGTPDGGDTPGSRKGQRLGWLFGANCPGASNEPDLFGPKYRRPSSWLPPTMNVLALVMKTSPAEKSWQEESWEHNGPPDPLQAYRAVRALCDHAGSGTDHLSFRKGDILQVLDTVDEDWIQCCQGDRRGLVPVGYTSLIL, from the exons ATGCAGTCCCCAAAGAAAGGTTTGCTCTGCAACCTGAACCACATTCACTTGCAGCATGTCTCCCTGGGGCTCCACCTCTCTCGCCACCCGGAGCTCCGGGAAGACGCGAACACCTTGGCGCCACCGAGAGAGCAGACCGGTTGCCAGGACTGCGGCGGAGGCCCCGAGCTGGTGGTGGACGCCAATTCCAACAACCCGTCCCTGCCGTGCCGGTGTTGCGATTCTCACCCTTTGCAATCGGGGGTCAAAGAGGGCCTGCAGACGCAGACCCTCTTGCCCAATTGCCCAGTTCtgaagcaggaggaagaggaggaggaggaagaagaggaggaggccggGTCCCCTTCAGATCCTGCCTCCTTGTCCGTGAGCAGCTGCTCGGACCTCAGCCTGGACGACTCGCCCGTCTCCGTGTACTGCAAAGAGTTCCCTGCCGAGGAGGCCCAGAGTCCTGAGAATCAGCCCAACATCGTCCCCTTGGAAGATGCCCATCACGTCCCCTCTCTGGCCGACCGCAAAGAGCTGGGTTCTAATCTCAACGTCCGAAGGGGGGAACGCCCCGCTTCCCGGGTCTGGGACAGCCCCGATAGCTTGTGCAGCAGTAGCTCGTTGGAGTCTGCATCTGACAGCGCTTCTCCTGGCACACAAAGCCCGGATGAAGCGCCCCTCGCTGGCTCCTGCCCAGCTCCGCAGCTCCCACCGCCCCCCGTCCGTCCCTGCAGGGCACCCCCAGCCGTGCCGGTGCTGCATGTTGGCCCAGAACTGGATTCGAACAGCAACGCCTTGGTGGCCCAGGAAGCCGGACCTGGAAGTCTCTCCTCCTCGGGGCAAGTGGACGTCAATTCGAACCAGGCCCCTCCTCCGAGGCCTAAGAGGGCAAGCGTGCCTCCCCCTGTGCCCCCCAGAACCAAGAGGGGTCTTCAGGGGTTGAGGCGCCAAGAAGCGGGCAAGCCGACCCCAGAGTCAGCACCCCCAGTCCCATCCCGCCAGGACGACGCTGCCCGGAAGAACATCACTTCCTTCCACGAGCTAGCACAAAAGCGGAAGAAGGCGGTGTCCATGCCGCCCACGCTGCAGACAAGGAAGGACCAAAGCGACTGGCTGATCGTCTTTTCCCCCGACACGGAGTTGCCTCCTTGCCACGAGCTCACGTGGGGGAGCGCGCCTGGGCAGGAGACCACCCGGCCCCCGGCCTCATCATCCGAGCCAGCGAACTCCACCGGCTGCCTCCAAAGAGGGGTGACCACGTTCAAAGAACTGCGCTGCCGCAAGCAGAAAGGCCAGCCAGCCACCCAACCCCTTCAGTGCGCCTATTCAGGGAAAGGGAGGCCGGAGGGCGACACTCTGGCAGAGAATGACCCGGAGCCGCCGGCCATTGGGCATTTCTGGGCCCCGAAGGAACTTCAGCCCCGGAGGAAGACGCCCCGGCCTGGGTTGCAGCCTATTGTGGAAGGGGGCTTCGAAGAAGGAGAGGACGGAGGGGCGGAGCGGAAGGCCTCCGGCAGAAGCTTACAGGGCACACCAAACGGGAGGAGGGACCCGTGGATGccagggagagaggagaggggaggcagGCGTTTTCAAGAGG TCAATGCTCTCCCCCCGGCCTCTGCCCGGCCTCCGCATTTCCAGCCCCTTCTGGTCCATTTCTCCGTGGTGGACACTCAGGCCACCGAGCCCCAGCgcccctcctctctctgccccaGCTTGGAGAGCGTGGAGTTGACCTCCCCTGACCCGACGCGCCAGGCCTTCTGCCCCCGGCTCAAGACCTTGTCCTGCGAAGAGGTCTGCttgctggccggccggccggggcAGGTTTCCGGCACGCTCTCGCCTGAGGAGCTCTTCTTCCCCATCCGCCTCTCGCCCATCGGGGCCTACTCCCCTCCTGCCAGGAGCGCTTTGCCTTTCCTCGACAGCCCCGACCTGGCCGTGCTcttctcccccttcttcccccacaGCAGAACCTTCCCCACCTTAGCTTTCCCGCCCTGCCAGGTGCCCGAGCTGCCGATTGGAGCCCGGAGGGCCCTGGACAGCCGGGCTGGACCAGCGGGGGCCAGGAGAGTGTCCTGGGGAAGTATGGGAGCCACGGAGTCGGGAGTTCCCGAGCAAC TCCGTCATTCTCAATCCTTTAACGGTGTCCCAAGCGCAGGGTGTCCACGGAGGGCAGATGCCGACCACGTCTCCGCACAGTTGAGAGAGCAAAAGAAAG CGTTGCTCGTGGCAGTCAGCGCCTCCGTGGACAAGATTGTGGCCCACTTCAGCACTGCTAGAAACCTCGTCCAGAAG GCCCAGCTGGGAGACAGCCGGCTCAGCCCGGACGTGGGCTACCTGGTCCTAAGCACCTTGTGCCCAGCGCTCCGTGCCCTGGTGAGCGACGGCCTGAAGCCCTTTCAGAAGGATGTCATCACAGGCCAGAGGCCAAGTTCCCCATGGAGCGTGGTGGAAGCCTCCGCCAAACCCG GCCCCCACGCCCGATCCCTGAACGCCCTGTACTGGCGCGTCTCACGGCTGGCACCGCTCCGTAGCAACCAGCAGCGCTTCCACGCTTTCATCCTGGGCCTCTTGAA CATGAAGCAGTTAGAACAGTGGTTCGCCCAGCTGCAGCGGAACTCGG AGCTGATCTCGGCGCTGTACTTTCCCACTGCCTTCCTGGTGCTTAGCCAAGGCTTTTGCCGCCGCTGGTccgaggagctgctgctgctgctccaaccACTATCCATGCTGACCTTCCAGCTGGACCTTTTGTTCGAACACCACCACTTGCCCCTCGACGCCCGGCCGATGGCCAGTCAGGCCGCCACGCCGACGGAGCCGCCTGCCGGTTCCCGGAAAGCCGCTGAGCCCAGCCGCCCGGATTTCCCGAGGCGCCAAGTTCCTCTAGCTGGGCAGGCGGAGGGCCCCGTGGCCCAATCCAGCCCGCTCCACCAGCCCCAAGAGGGGGTCCCTCTGCACCAGAGACTTCTCCAGTGGGGGGATCGCCTGACCTACACACTGCGAGGCCGTGAGGCCTCCCTCAAGCCGGAGCCCCGTGCCCAAGCCGAGAAGGGGGAGGCCGAAGAGAAGCCACGGAGCTGGTGGGAGCAACTCAGCCAGCCGGCAGGGGCCCACACCAACGCCTCTGGGCAGGAGGGTTTCTCTTCTACCCACTGGACCAAGCTGCGGCTGGCTCTGGGGGAAGCCGTAAAGGAGGGCCACAGCGGGGCAGGCGAAGCTGCAGCAAACCCCGACACGTGCCCCCAGACACCCAGGCCCGGAGAAAGCCACGCGGGAGCGCCAAAGCAGGCACCCTCCAGCGGGGCCCCCGGGAGCTTGCCTGATGGTGGAGCGGCAAGGCAGCCTGAGACGACCCCACCCAGCGCTGGAAAATCCGGCCCGGCGGGTGCCCAGGAGGCGGACGGGACCCCCGATGGCGGGGACACTCCCGGAAGCAGGAAGGGGCAGCGGCTGGGGTGGCTGTTCGGAGCAAATTGCCCCGGAGCTTCCAACGAGCCTGATTTGTTTGGGCCCAAATACAG ACGTCCATCGAGCTGGCTGCCCCCCACCATGAATGTCCTGGCACTAGTGATGAAGACGTCGCCGGCAGAGAAGAGCTGGCAGGAGGAGTCATGGGAACACAACGGCCCGCCAGATCCGCTGCAGGCATACAG GGCCGTGCGCGCGCTCTGTGACCACGCGGGGAGCGGGACCGACCACCTGAGCTTCCGGAAAGGTGACATCCTGCAGGTCCTGGACACGGTGGACGAGGATTGGATCCAGTGCTGCCAAGGAGACCGCAGAGGCCTCGTTCCCGTCGGCTACACCTCTCTAATCCTGTGA
- the RUSC1 gene encoding AP-4 complex accessory subunit RUSC1 isoform X1 encodes MQSPKKGLLCNLNHIHLQHVSLGLHLSRHPELREDANTLAPPREQTGCQDCGGGPELVVDANSNNPSLPCRCCDSHPLQSGVKEGLQTQTLLPNCPVLKQEEEEEEEEEEEAGSPSDPASLSVSSCSDLSLDDSPVSVYCKEFPAEEAQSPENQPNIVPLEDAHHVPSLADRKELGSNLNVRRGERPASRVWDSPDSLCSSSSLESASDSASPGTQSPDEAPLAGSCPAPQLPPPPVRPCRAPPAVPVLHVGPELDSNSNALVAQEAGPGSLSSSGQVDVNSNQAPPPRPKRASVPPPVPPRTKRGLQGLRRQEAGKPTPESAPPVPSRQDDAARKNITSFHELAQKRKKAVSMPPTLQTRKDQSDWLIVFSPDTELPPCHELTWGSAPGQETTRPPASSSEPANSTGCLQRGVTTFKELRCRKQKGQPATQPLQCAYSGKGRPEGDTLAENDPEPPAIGHFWAPKELQPRRKTPRPGLQPIVEGGFEEGEDGGAERKASGRSLQGTPNGRRDPWMPGREERGGRRFQEVRHSQSFNGVPSAGCPRRADADHVSAQLREQKKALLVAVSASVDKIVAHFSTARNLVQKAQLGDSRLSPDVGYLVLSTLCPALRALVSDGLKPFQKDVITGQRPSSPWSVVEASAKPGPHARSLNALYWRVSRLAPLRSNQQRFHAFILGLLNMKQLEQWFAQLQRNSELISALYFPTAFLVLSQGFCRRWSEELLLLLQPLSMLTFQLDLLFEHHHLPLDARPMASQAATPTEPPAGSRKAAEPSRPDFPRRQVPLAGQAEGPVAQSSPLHQPQEGVPLHQRLLQWGDRLTYTLRGREASLKPEPRAQAEKGEAEEKPRSWWEQLSQPAGAHTNASGQEGFSSTHWTKLRLALGEAVKEGHSGAGEAAANPDTCPQTPRPGESHAGAPKQAPSSGAPGSLPDGGAARQPETTPPSAGKSGPAGAQEADGTPDGGDTPGSRKGQRLGWLFGANCPGASNEPDLFGPKYRRPSSWLPPTMNVLALVMKTSPAEKSWQEESWEHNGPPDPLQAYRAVRALCDHAGSGTDHLSFRKGDILQVLDTVDEDWIQCCQGDRRGLVPVGYTSLIL; translated from the exons ATGCAGTCCCCAAAGAAAGGTTTGCTCTGCAACCTGAACCACATTCACTTGCAGCATGTCTCCCTGGGGCTCCACCTCTCTCGCCACCCGGAGCTCCGGGAAGACGCGAACACCTTGGCGCCACCGAGAGAGCAGACCGGTTGCCAGGACTGCGGCGGAGGCCCCGAGCTGGTGGTGGACGCCAATTCCAACAACCCGTCCCTGCCGTGCCGGTGTTGCGATTCTCACCCTTTGCAATCGGGGGTCAAAGAGGGCCTGCAGACGCAGACCCTCTTGCCCAATTGCCCAGTTCtgaagcaggaggaagaggaggaggaggaagaagaggaggaggccggGTCCCCTTCAGATCCTGCCTCCTTGTCCGTGAGCAGCTGCTCGGACCTCAGCCTGGACGACTCGCCCGTCTCCGTGTACTGCAAAGAGTTCCCTGCCGAGGAGGCCCAGAGTCCTGAGAATCAGCCCAACATCGTCCCCTTGGAAGATGCCCATCACGTCCCCTCTCTGGCCGACCGCAAAGAGCTGGGTTCTAATCTCAACGTCCGAAGGGGGGAACGCCCCGCTTCCCGGGTCTGGGACAGCCCCGATAGCTTGTGCAGCAGTAGCTCGTTGGAGTCTGCATCTGACAGCGCTTCTCCTGGCACACAAAGCCCGGATGAAGCGCCCCTCGCTGGCTCCTGCCCAGCTCCGCAGCTCCCACCGCCCCCCGTCCGTCCCTGCAGGGCACCCCCAGCCGTGCCGGTGCTGCATGTTGGCCCAGAACTGGATTCGAACAGCAACGCCTTGGTGGCCCAGGAAGCCGGACCTGGAAGTCTCTCCTCCTCGGGGCAAGTGGACGTCAATTCGAACCAGGCCCCTCCTCCGAGGCCTAAGAGGGCAAGCGTGCCTCCCCCTGTGCCCCCCAGAACCAAGAGGGGTCTTCAGGGGTTGAGGCGCCAAGAAGCGGGCAAGCCGACCCCAGAGTCAGCACCCCCAGTCCCATCCCGCCAGGACGACGCTGCCCGGAAGAACATCACTTCCTTCCACGAGCTAGCACAAAAGCGGAAGAAGGCGGTGTCCATGCCGCCCACGCTGCAGACAAGGAAGGACCAAAGCGACTGGCTGATCGTCTTTTCCCCCGACACGGAGTTGCCTCCTTGCCACGAGCTCACGTGGGGGAGCGCGCCTGGGCAGGAGACCACCCGGCCCCCGGCCTCATCATCCGAGCCAGCGAACTCCACCGGCTGCCTCCAAAGAGGGGTGACCACGTTCAAAGAACTGCGCTGCCGCAAGCAGAAAGGCCAGCCAGCCACCCAACCCCTTCAGTGCGCCTATTCAGGGAAAGGGAGGCCGGAGGGCGACACTCTGGCAGAGAATGACCCGGAGCCGCCGGCCATTGGGCATTTCTGGGCCCCGAAGGAACTTCAGCCCCGGAGGAAGACGCCCCGGCCTGGGTTGCAGCCTATTGTGGAAGGGGGCTTCGAAGAAGGAGAGGACGGAGGGGCGGAGCGGAAGGCCTCCGGCAGAAGCTTACAGGGCACACCAAACGGGAGGAGGGACCCGTGGATGccagggagagaggagaggggaggcagGCGTTTTCAAGAGG TCCGTCATTCTCAATCCTTTAACGGTGTCCCAAGCGCAGGGTGTCCACGGAGGGCAGATGCCGACCACGTCTCCGCACAGTTGAGAGAGCAAAAGAAAG CGTTGCTCGTGGCAGTCAGCGCCTCCGTGGACAAGATTGTGGCCCACTTCAGCACTGCTAGAAACCTCGTCCAGAAG GCCCAGCTGGGAGACAGCCGGCTCAGCCCGGACGTGGGCTACCTGGTCCTAAGCACCTTGTGCCCAGCGCTCCGTGCCCTGGTGAGCGACGGCCTGAAGCCCTTTCAGAAGGATGTCATCACAGGCCAGAGGCCAAGTTCCCCATGGAGCGTGGTGGAAGCCTCCGCCAAACCCG GCCCCCACGCCCGATCCCTGAACGCCCTGTACTGGCGCGTCTCACGGCTGGCACCGCTCCGTAGCAACCAGCAGCGCTTCCACGCTTTCATCCTGGGCCTCTTGAA CATGAAGCAGTTAGAACAGTGGTTCGCCCAGCTGCAGCGGAACTCGG AGCTGATCTCGGCGCTGTACTTTCCCACTGCCTTCCTGGTGCTTAGCCAAGGCTTTTGCCGCCGCTGGTccgaggagctgctgctgctgctccaaccACTATCCATGCTGACCTTCCAGCTGGACCTTTTGTTCGAACACCACCACTTGCCCCTCGACGCCCGGCCGATGGCCAGTCAGGCCGCCACGCCGACGGAGCCGCCTGCCGGTTCCCGGAAAGCCGCTGAGCCCAGCCGCCCGGATTTCCCGAGGCGCCAAGTTCCTCTAGCTGGGCAGGCGGAGGGCCCCGTGGCCCAATCCAGCCCGCTCCACCAGCCCCAAGAGGGGGTCCCTCTGCACCAGAGACTTCTCCAGTGGGGGGATCGCCTGACCTACACACTGCGAGGCCGTGAGGCCTCCCTCAAGCCGGAGCCCCGTGCCCAAGCCGAGAAGGGGGAGGCCGAAGAGAAGCCACGGAGCTGGTGGGAGCAACTCAGCCAGCCGGCAGGGGCCCACACCAACGCCTCTGGGCAGGAGGGTTTCTCTTCTACCCACTGGACCAAGCTGCGGCTGGCTCTGGGGGAAGCCGTAAAGGAGGGCCACAGCGGGGCAGGCGAAGCTGCAGCAAACCCCGACACGTGCCCCCAGACACCCAGGCCCGGAGAAAGCCACGCGGGAGCGCCAAAGCAGGCACCCTCCAGCGGGGCCCCCGGGAGCTTGCCTGATGGTGGAGCGGCAAGGCAGCCTGAGACGACCCCACCCAGCGCTGGAAAATCCGGCCCGGCGGGTGCCCAGGAGGCGGACGGGACCCCCGATGGCGGGGACACTCCCGGAAGCAGGAAGGGGCAGCGGCTGGGGTGGCTGTTCGGAGCAAATTGCCCCGGAGCTTCCAACGAGCCTGATTTGTTTGGGCCCAAATACAG ACGTCCATCGAGCTGGCTGCCCCCCACCATGAATGTCCTGGCACTAGTGATGAAGACGTCGCCGGCAGAGAAGAGCTGGCAGGAGGAGTCATGGGAACACAACGGCCCGCCAGATCCGCTGCAGGCATACAG GGCCGTGCGCGCGCTCTGTGACCACGCGGGGAGCGGGACCGACCACCTGAGCTTCCGGAAAGGTGACATCCTGCAGGTCCTGGACACGGTGGACGAGGATTGGATCCAGTGCTGCCAAGGAGACCGCAGAGGCCTCGTTCCCGTCGGCTACACCTCTCTAATCCTGTGA